Proteins from a genomic interval of Bombyx mori chromosome 8, ASM3026992v2:
- the AST-C gene encoding allatostatin C precursor: MKFIRNNLGLAVLFGVFALLVVTNSAPMDPDEDQSESSVVGHTDNEVDLSGSWDAVDAAALRKLLTDLGVEDRMNRVARSWPQATEPRGWAMRNVDGRLVRPWRADKRQVRFRQCYFNPISCFRK, encoded by the exons ATGAAATTCATAAGGAACAATCTGGGCTTGGCCGTTTTGTTTGGGGTTTTTGCCCTCCTGGTCGTCACGAATTCGGCTCCAATG GATCCTGACGAAGATCAGTCGGAAAGCTCTGTGGTCGGTCACACGGATAATGAAGTTGACCTATCTGGATCCTGGGATGCTGTTGATGCTGCTGCACTGAGGAAACTCTTGACGGATCTTGGCGTTGAAGATAG AATGAACCGCGTGGCCCGATCATGGCCTCAGGCTACAGAGCCCCGCGGCTGGGCTATGAGGAACGTGGATGGCAGATTGGTGCGACCGTGGAGGGCTGATAAAAGACAAGTCCGTTTCCGGCAGTGCTATTTCAATCCCATCTCCTGCTTCCGCAAGTGA